The Anaplasmataceae bacterium AB001_6 genome has a segment encoding these proteins:
- a CDS encoding ribonucleoside-diphosphate reductase subunit alpha, with protein sequence MINFVDRKKRLNDADFNCVKLDYSKDDKLTDFCKAILEDRYLFKDEDYQSVFARVANYYADDNAHAQRLYNYMSNLWFIPATPILSNGGTNRGLPISCFLNECKDSLKGIVDLWSENVWLSSKGGGIGSYWGNLRSIGESVRESGKTSGIIPFIVVQNALTLAISQGSLRRGSSAVYLPIDHPEIAEFLDLRRPMGGDPNRKALNMHHGVIISDKFMEAVQNNDDWDLLSPKDKKVVSTVRARDLWVKILDIRVETGEPYIIFIDTIKRSRPDIYKKLGLDVKMSNLCTEITLSTGEDYLGNNRTAVCCLSSLNLEKYDEWKEEMEMIVEDVLRFLDNVLSDFIQNAPEEMKNAVYSAIRERSVGLGVMGFHSYLQKNMISFESPLAKDFNIKIFDKLRKIADQVSQKLAIEKGVCEDVAEFNKRESSSINERFLHKISVAPTASISIIAGSTSPGIDPYTANIFAHRTLTGSFIVRNKFLQELLASKGKNTDEVWDEIINHEGSVQSLDFLSDFEKIVFKTSSEIDQNWVIEHAADRTPFICQAQSLNIFIPPNISKKELHKLHFMAWKKNIKSMYYCRTKSLQRTDKIGKKVISEEVESCTGCDSSQPMMNSTVDNQEDAINEDNKIIDVFNKNNINHEEGCLSCQ encoded by the coding sequence ATGATAAATTTCGTTGATAGGAAAAAAAGATTGAATGATGCTGATTTTAATTGTGTGAAATTGGATTATTCTAAAGATGATAAATTAACAGATTTTTGTAAAGCAATATTAGAGGATAGATACTTATTTAAAGATGAGGATTATCAATCTGTTTTTGCTAGAGTTGCAAATTATTATGCTGATGATAATGCTCATGCTCAGCGTCTATACAACTATATGAGTAACTTATGGTTTATTCCTGCTACTCCAATACTTAGTAATGGTGGAACTAATAGAGGATTGCCAATTTCTTGTTTTTTAAATGAATGTAAAGATTCTTTAAAAGGAATTGTAGATCTTTGGTCTGAAAATGTTTGGTTGTCTTCTAAAGGAGGAGGGATAGGTAGTTATTGGGGGAATCTAAGATCAATAGGAGAGAGTGTGCGAGAAAGTGGTAAAACTTCTGGTATCATCCCGTTTATTGTTGTACAAAATGCTTTAACTTTGGCTATATCTCAAGGTTCTTTGAGACGTGGTTCCAGTGCTGTTTATCTTCCGATAGATCATCCTGAAATAGCAGAATTCTTAGATTTAAGAAGACCTATGGGTGGCGATCCAAATAGAAAAGCATTAAATATGCATCATGGTGTCATTATATCTGATAAATTTATGGAGGCTGTGCAGAACAATGATGATTGGGATCTATTAAGTCCTAAAGATAAGAAAGTTGTAAGTACTGTGAGAGCACGTGATTTATGGGTGAAAATACTTGATATTAGAGTTGAAACCGGTGAACCTTATATTATCTTTATAGATACAATAAAAAGATCTCGACCAGATATATACAAAAAATTAGGCCTAGATGTAAAGATGTCTAATCTTTGTACTGAAATCACTTTATCTACAGGAGAAGATTATTTGGGAAATAATAGGACAGCAGTTTGTTGTCTCTCATCTTTGAATCTTGAAAAATATGATGAATGGAAAGAAGAGATGGAAATGATTGTTGAAGATGTTTTGAGATTCTTGGACAATGTTTTATCAGATTTTATACAAAATGCTCCTGAAGAGATGAAAAATGCTGTTTATTCAGCAATTAGAGAGAGAAGTGTAGGTCTTGGAGTAATGGGTTTCCATTCATATCTGCAAAAAAATATGATATCTTTTGAATCTCCTTTAGCAAAAGATTTTAATATTAAAATCTTTGATAAATTGCGCAAAATAGCTGATCAAGTATCACAAAAATTGGCAATAGAAAAAGGAGTTTGTGAAGATGTTGCTGAATTTAATAAAAGGGAATCTTCATCTATCAATGAGAGATTTTTGCATAAAATTTCGGTTGCACCTACTGCCTCTATCTCTATTATAGCTGGCAGTACATCTCCTGGAATAGATCCTTATACCGCAAATATTTTTGCTCACAGAACGTTGACTGGATCGTTTATAGTACGAAATAAATTTTTACAAGAACTTTTGGCTTCAAAAGGAAAAAATACAGATGAAGTATGGGATGAAATTATAAATCATGAAGGTTCAGTACAAAGTTTAGATTTTTTAAGTGATTTTGAGAAAATAGTTTTTAAAACATCTTCTGAAATTGATCAAAATTGGGTTATAGAGCATGCCGCTGATCGTACTCCATTTATTTGTCAAGCTCAATCCTTGAATATTTTTATACCACCAAATATATCGAAAAAAGAGTTGCATAAATTGCATTTTATGGCTTGGAAAAAAAACATAAAGAGCATGTATTATTGTAGAACCAAATCTTTGCAGAGAACAGATAAAATAGGAAAAAAAGTTATTTCAGAAGAAGTGGAATCTTGTACTGGCTGCGATTCTTCTCAACCTATGATGAATTCCACTGTGGACAATCAAGAAGATGCTATTAACGAAGATAACAAAATAATAGACGTCTTCAACAAGAATAATATTAATCATGAAGAAGGATGCTTATCATGTCAGTAA
- a CDS encoding 2-oxoglutarate dehydrogenase E1 component: MKNSPLYGLNLAFLEEIYRMYQENPDSVSKEWQKIMSHINMGLDLPEDLYLDLEKFSVENRSFEPSFDNDNNDEKAFRSHGYKFANTNPLSKENINVAEYISDITKNFKNEPYCEDIEQLKNIYCGKISCEFEHIDDPEELSWLYENFKKYQNQEVTVDIKKRIFEGLMKTTLFENFLHKRFPGAKRFSIEGSESAIVAVNTIIELFSQEDCEEIIIGMAHRGRLSLLASVLEKPLEAIFSEFKGRNYHKSSIDFSGDVKYHLGYSREFKLNNNKSKVTLLNNPSHLEAIDPLVYGKVRALQDNLDDVEQKKAIGLLIHGDASISGQGVVYESFTLDKLADYTSGGVIHIVINNQIGFTTNPKFSRSNKDFPTDIAKSFKMPILHVNGDDPEKVMASAKIASEYRIRFKKDFMIDLIGYRKYGHNEGDEPRFTQPKMYKLIDHHKSVYEDYSQKIIESSAITPDEKKKIEDSYKNKLSESFDNYESFEKDDDNSNTEMWSDIIRTVEYNKQKDTGVKLEIIKDIIEKITILPSDFIPNKKIIKFLDERRKILQNENSTIDWSTAEAIALGSILLESHNIRLAGQDSQRGTFSQRHAVLVNEDTEETYTPLSQLGSKITIVNSYLSEYAASGFEYGYSLANPNNLTIWEAQFGDFANGAQIIIDQFIASAEEKWLQMSNLIFLLPHGYEGQGPEHSSARLERFLQLSARFNWYILNCSTPSNYFHALRRQVCGNIRKPLIIFSPKSLLRLPAAVSSIDKFISGTAFEEIIIDEKNSEEINRIILCSGKISYDLLAYKKNNKIENTLIASIEQLYPFPVKEIENLITKYPKALVVWCQEEPKNMGAWCFVLDNFVSSFSHDKRLFYAGRSSNSSTATGYASMHKIEQEAIIEKAFSIK; the protein is encoded by the coding sequence ATGAAAAATTCACCTCTTTATGGTTTAAATTTGGCATTTTTGGAAGAGATATACAGAATGTATCAAGAGAATCCAGATTCTGTAAGCAAAGAATGGCAAAAGATTATGAGTCATATAAATATGGGCTTAGATTTACCAGAAGATTTATATCTAGATTTAGAGAAATTCAGCGTTGAAAATAGATCTTTTGAACCTAGCTTTGATAATGATAATAATGATGAAAAAGCTTTCAGATCACATGGATATAAATTTGCCAATACAAATCCGTTAAGTAAAGAAAATATAAATGTCGCAGAATATATCTCTGATATTACAAAGAATTTTAAGAATGAACCTTACTGTGAAGATATAGAGCAACTCAAAAATATTTATTGTGGAAAAATTTCTTGTGAATTTGAACATATAGATGATCCTGAAGAATTATCATGGTTGTACGAAAATTTTAAAAAATATCAGAATCAAGAAGTTACAGTAGACATTAAGAAGAGAATTTTCGAAGGATTGATGAAAACTACTCTGTTTGAAAATTTTCTACATAAAAGATTTCCAGGAGCAAAAAGATTCTCAATTGAAGGTAGTGAATCAGCTATAGTCGCAGTTAATACTATAATAGAATTATTTTCTCAAGAAGATTGTGAAGAAATAATTATTGGGATGGCTCACAGAGGAAGGTTAAGCCTACTAGCAAGCGTTCTAGAAAAACCTCTAGAAGCAATATTTTCTGAGTTCAAAGGAAGAAATTATCATAAAAGCAGCATAGATTTTTCTGGTGATGTAAAATATCACTTAGGTTATTCTAGAGAATTCAAATTAAATAATAACAAATCCAAAGTCACATTATTAAATAACCCATCTCATTTGGAAGCCATTGATCCGCTAGTATATGGAAAAGTTCGTGCTTTACAGGATAATCTGGATGATGTAGAACAGAAGAAAGCCATAGGTCTACTAATACACGGAGATGCTTCGATATCAGGACAGGGCGTAGTATATGAATCTTTTACTTTAGATAAGTTAGCTGATTATACTTCAGGTGGTGTAATACATATTGTGATAAATAATCAAATTGGCTTCACAACTAATCCTAAATTTTCAAGATCAAATAAAGATTTTCCAACAGATATAGCGAAATCTTTTAAAATGCCCATTTTGCATGTTAATGGAGATGATCCAGAAAAAGTTATGGCATCTGCCAAAATTGCATCTGAATATCGCATTAGATTCAAAAAAGACTTTATGATTGACTTAATTGGGTATAGGAAATATGGTCATAACGAAGGTGATGAACCAAGATTTACACAACCTAAAATGTATAAATTAATTGATCATCACAAATCAGTATATGAAGATTATTCGCAAAAAATTATAGAATCATCTGCAATTACTCCAGATGAGAAGAAAAAAATAGAAGATAGCTATAAAAATAAATTATCAGAAAGTTTTGATAATTATGAATCATTTGAAAAAGATGATGATAACTCTAATACAGAAATGTGGTCTGATATAATAAGAACTGTAGAATATAACAAGCAAAAAGATACTGGGGTCAAGTTAGAAATAATAAAAGACATAATAGAAAAAATTACCATCTTGCCAAGTGATTTTATTCCCAATAAAAAAATAATAAAATTTTTGGATGAAAGACGTAAAATATTACAAAATGAGAACAGTACTATAGATTGGAGCACGGCAGAAGCAATAGCTTTGGGAAGTATTTTATTAGAATCTCACAATATTAGACTAGCTGGACAAGATAGTCAAAGAGGAACATTTAGCCAAAGACATGCTGTTTTAGTAAATGAAGATACTGAAGAAACATATACTCCATTATCGCAACTTGGCAGCAAGATAACTATTGTAAATAGTTATCTATCTGAATATGCAGCTTCTGGATTTGAATATGGTTACAGTCTTGCTAATCCAAATAATTTAACAATTTGGGAAGCACAATTTGGTGATTTTGCAAATGGTGCACAAATTATAATAGATCAATTTATAGCATCTGCAGAAGAAAAATGGTTACAAATGAGCAATCTTATTTTTCTTTTACCGCATGGTTATGAAGGACAAGGCCCAGAACATTCTTCTGCACGTCTAGAAAGATTCTTACAACTATCAGCAAGATTCAATTGGTACATACTAAATTGCTCCACTCCTTCTAACTATTTTCATGCTTTACGTAGACAGGTGTGTGGTAACATAAGAAAACCACTCATAATATTCTCTCCTAAATCACTATTAAGGTTACCGGCTGCCGTTTCAAGCATCGATAAATTTATATCAGGCACCGCTTTTGAAGAAATAATAATAGACGAAAAGAACAGTGAAGAGATAAATAGAATTATACTATGTAGCGGAAAAATATCTTATGATCTATTAGCCTACAAGAAAAATAATAAAATTGAAAACACACTAATAGCGTCAATAGAGCAATTGTATCCTTTTCCTGTAAAAGAGATAGAAAATTTGATAACAAAATATCCTAAAGCATTGGTTGTATGGTGTCAAGAAGAACCTAAAAACATGGGTGCATGGTGCTTTGTTTTAGATAATTTTGTATCTTCATTTAGCCATGATAAAAGATTGTTTTATGCTGGAAGAAGTAGCAATTCATCAACTGCTACCGGTTATGCTTCAATGCATAAAATAGAGCAAGAAGCAATAATAGAAAAAGCATTTAGCATAAAATAA
- a CDS encoding rod shape-determining protein has protein sequence MKEKLVDIFSPRDLSMDLGTANTLVYAKNRGIVLNEPSVVALKYEKGKYYPYAFGQNAKLMLGKTPDEIHAIRPLKDGVIADFKGSEEMIKYFIRSSLNFAVRFAKPNIIICVPSGSTPVERRAIQDAAMSAGAKNVYLIEEPMAAAIGAGLPVTDPRGSMVVDIGGGTTEVAIISLGGIVYAKSVRVGGDIMDESIINYIRKNYNLLIGESTAEKIKKTIGSAYIDDVDGKEGKDDIRIKGRDLMLGIPKEMVLSQKDVANSLNGPINQIVTAVKDALELTPPELAADIAEAGITVTGGGALLRNIDLVLSKHTKLFVNIAENPLCCVVMGTGVVLENMSKFKHVLFIQD, from the coding sequence TTGAAGGAAAAATTAGTTGATATTTTTTCCCCCAGAGATTTATCTATGGATTTAGGTACAGCTAATACTTTGGTATATGCAAAAAATAGGGGTATAGTGCTAAATGAACCTTCTGTTGTTGCATTGAAATATGAAAAAGGAAAATATTATCCATACGCATTCGGTCAAAATGCTAAGCTAATGCTAGGAAAAACTCCTGATGAAATACATGCAATTAGACCACTAAAAGATGGAGTGATAGCAGATTTTAAAGGATCTGAAGAGATGATAAAATATTTTATTCGTTCCTCTTTAAATTTTGCTGTTAGATTTGCTAAACCCAATATAATCATTTGTGTTCCATCAGGATCTACACCAGTTGAAAGGCGAGCAATTCAAGATGCAGCAATGAGTGCAGGGGCTAAGAATGTATATTTGATAGAAGAGCCAATGGCTGCTGCTATAGGCGCTGGATTGCCTGTGACAGATCCAAGGGGATCTATGGTCGTGGATATAGGAGGAGGTACTACAGAAGTCGCTATTATATCATTAGGCGGAATAGTCTATGCTAAATCAGTCAGAGTGGGAGGTGATATAATGGATGAATCAATTATCAACTATATAAGAAAAAATTATAATTTACTTATTGGTGAATCAACTGCAGAAAAAATAAAAAAGACAATAGGATCTGCATATATAGATGATGTAGATGGAAAAGAAGGAAAAGATGATATACGAATAAAGGGTCGGGACCTTATGTTGGGTATTCCTAAAGAAATGGTGTTAAGTCAAAAAGATGTTGCAAATAGCTTAAATGGGCCAATTAATCAGATAGTTACTGCAGTAAAAGATGCCTTAGAACTTACTCCTCCGGAATTAGCCGCTGATATAGCTGAAGCTGGTATTACTGTCACAGGTGGTGGAGCTTTATTGCGTAACATTGATCTTGTGCTAAGTAAACACACAAAACTCTTTGTAAATATAGCTGAAAATCCTTTGTGCTGCGTTGTTATGGGTACAGGAGTTGTTCTAGAGAACATGTCCAAATTTAAGCACGTTCTTTTCATACAAGATTAA
- the tldD gene encoding metalloprotease TldD (responsible for the proteolytic maturation of the E. coli pMccB17 plasmid-encoded microcin B17, an exported protein that targets the essential topoisomerase II DNA gyrase; degrades the E. coli plasmid F-encoded CcdA) translates to MIKRYAASSDYNLLRDFSIDSSIVESRLREYDFGCLGYEIFLQDSYLESYTIEGGMIKNATCNNNCGFGIRIFNEHQTAFVSSTGISEESILTEISSCGDIYKNMSKSHSDNKNTIKVDKDHSLSRMYPQDDTSKNIYRDIIVNKLRDIDEYIRSKNDDVIQVVASISCNISKIHLISESVNRGEIRPLITMRIQVVSLNKSNGSKGIGFFSVSRRDKIDNILSDWKKTADRALNMSISNAQAVDVSPGEKTVVLANGAPSILFHEAVGHGLEADHICKEPSKFRNKLGMKVASDIVSLVDNGQLENMHGSISFDDEGTTSKNNILIKNGKLVNFMNDKQNHHLLSKKYPDHNFELSGNCRRQSYAHIPMPRMTSTYLLPGISNPSDIIADVKDGIYAVYFSGGQVDIISGDFVFSAHEAYIIRNGRVEEPIKGVSLVGNGADALTKISAIGNDLNFDSPGYCGKRGQTVNVNTGQPTVRLDSIIVGGNKA, encoded by the coding sequence ATGATCAAACGTTACGCTGCTTCTTCAGATTATAATCTGCTGAGAGATTTTTCGATTGATAGCTCGATTGTAGAAAGCAGATTAAGGGAATATGATTTTGGCTGTCTTGGATATGAAATTTTTCTACAAGATTCCTACCTTGAAAGCTATACGATAGAAGGAGGAATGATCAAAAATGCTACTTGCAATAATAATTGCGGTTTTGGGATCAGGATATTTAATGAACACCAAACTGCATTTGTCTCTTCTACTGGGATATCTGAAGAATCTATATTGACTGAAATATCCTCTTGCGGGGATATTTATAAGAATATGTCAAAATCACATTCTGATAATAAAAATACTATAAAAGTGGATAAAGATCACTCTTTATCTAGAATGTACCCTCAAGATGATACGTCAAAAAATATATATCGTGACATCATAGTCAACAAATTAAGAGATATTGATGAATATATAAGATCAAAGAATGATGATGTTATACAGGTAGTAGCATCAATATCCTGTAATATATCAAAAATTCACCTTATTTCAGAATCAGTTAATAGAGGTGAAATAAGACCTTTGATAACAATGAGAATACAAGTGGTATCATTGAATAAGTCCAACGGCTCGAAAGGTATTGGATTTTTCTCTGTTTCCAGGCGTGATAAAATAGATAACATATTATCTGATTGGAAAAAGACTGCTGACAGAGCTTTGAATATGTCAATATCAAATGCGCAAGCAGTAGATGTTTCTCCTGGTGAAAAAACTGTTGTTTTGGCTAATGGAGCACCTAGTATATTATTTCATGAAGCTGTTGGTCATGGTTTAGAAGCTGATCACATATGCAAAGAACCATCAAAATTCCGTAATAAGTTAGGAATGAAGGTTGCTTCTGATATTGTATCTTTGGTAGATAATGGGCAATTGGAAAATATGCATGGTAGCATCTCCTTTGATGATGAAGGAACCACTTCAAAGAATAATATATTAATAAAAAATGGGAAACTTGTTAATTTCATGAATGATAAACAAAATCATCATCTTTTGTCTAAAAAGTATCCTGATCATAATTTTGAGCTATCTGGAAATTGCAGAAGACAAAGTTATGCACATATCCCTATGCCGCGAATGACTTCAACTTATTTACTTCCTGGCATCTCGAATCCTTCTGATATTATTGCTGATGTAAAAGATGGAATATATGCGGTTTATTTCTCTGGTGGACAAGTTGATATAATATCTGGTGATTTTGTTTTTAGTGCTCATGAAGCATATATCATACGTAATGGTCGTGTCGAAGAACCAATTAAAGGAGTATCTTTAGTAGGAAATGGAGCTGATGCATTAACAAAGATATCAGCCATAGGAAATGATTTAAATTTTGACTCTCCTGGTTATTGTGGTAAAAGAGGACAAACAGTAAACGTTAATACAGGTCAACCAACTGTCAGACTAGATTCCATAATAGTTGGTGGAAATAAAGCATAG
- the infC gene encoding translation initiation factor IF-3: MNNKEINNKRSYTRKKIDVPTINHDVTYKKIRIISDDGVARDLISLNEALKIATSRSLDLVEISIDNNEGISICRILDYGKYKYGMKKKLSEVKKKQKTLNSSIIKEIKLRINIEAGDYNTKLKQIVSFIDKGYKVKITIKFRGREITRQQAGLDLLTKIVNEEPIKELIKVDKKPEKQNNQVSILIGRK; encoded by the coding sequence ATGAACAATAAAGAAATAAACAATAAAAGAAGCTATACGAGAAAAAAAATAGATGTACCTACTATTAATCACGATGTAACATATAAAAAAATCAGGATTATTTCGGACGATGGAGTGGCAAGAGATTTAATATCATTAAATGAAGCATTGAAAATTGCTACATCCCGTAGTTTAGATTTAGTAGAAATATCCATTGATAATAATGAAGGGATTTCCATATGCAGGATATTAGATTACGGAAAATATAAATATGGAATGAAGAAAAAATTATCGGAAGTTAAAAAGAAGCAAAAAACATTAAATTCTTCGATTATAAAAGAAATTAAACTAAGGATAAACATAGAAGCTGGTGATTATAATACGAAATTAAAACAAATTGTGTCTTTTATAGACAAAGGATATAAAGTAAAAATAACAATTAAATTTAGAGGAAGAGAAATAACACGACAACAAGCTGGGTTAGATCTTTTAACAAAAATTGTTAATGAAGAGCCTATAAAAGAACTCATAAAAGTTGATAAAAAGCCTGAAAAACAGAATAATCAGGTATCGATTTTAATTGGAAGAAAATAA
- the thrS gene encoding threonine--tRNA ligase, whose translation MLLFYFGLDFLFCLVIKVNLLDGSVLEIKSGSSGLDLIKLLNSSDLQKRAIAIFIDDVLSDMSDCFTDDCSVKIVTTEDFEGLEVLRHDAAHILAQAVKEIFPNTCLAIGPTIKDGFYYDFDIEHKISDTDLPIIEKKMKEIVNRKLPIERSYLSKAEALQFFQQENEIYKIEIINSIPEEDRISVYKQGDFVDLCRGPHAPNTSYLRHFKLTKVSGAYWKGDSKNKQLQRIYGTAWPTKEELLNYLERIKEAEKRDHRKIGKELSLFHIADNNPGMIFWHPKGFLIFKTLEDYIRSKILKNGYTEVRTPIVADISLWEKSGHYEMFSENMFMFSDKKRSFVLKPMNCPLHVEIYKQKLYSYRDLPLRISEFGCCHRNESSGSLHGLMRVRSFIQDDAHIFCTEEQMESETINFCNILFEVYKELGFTDIKVMLSDRPLERLGSDDIWNKSENALKAALTKMNIDFSINKGEGAFYGPKIEFILVDSLSREWQCGTLQLDFVLPERLGAKYVDNNNKHITPVMIHRAILGTLERFIGILIEHCAGKFPFWLSPNQIAIISVVKNEEILKYIEKISKNLEFLGVRYQKFIENETFNYKLRSCILERFNFIWIIGKNEVMESTVTERDLLSNKSVKKELKNAIEDIRILLNKQGNEQ comes from the coding sequence ATGTTGCTTTTTTATTTTGGGCTTGACTTTCTTTTTTGTTTAGTGATTAAAGTAAATCTTTTAGACGGTTCTGTATTAGAAATCAAAAGTGGTTCATCAGGCCTGGATTTAATTAAATTACTTAATAGTAGCGATTTACAAAAAAGGGCAATCGCTATATTTATTGATGATGTTTTATCGGATATGAGTGATTGCTTCACAGATGATTGTTCTGTAAAGATTGTTACTACTGAAGATTTTGAAGGTCTGGAAGTTCTTCGTCATGATGCTGCGCATATTCTGGCACAAGCTGTTAAAGAAATCTTTCCTAATACTTGTTTAGCGATAGGCCCCACTATAAAAGATGGTTTTTATTATGATTTTGATATAGAGCATAAAATTTCTGATACTGATCTTCCTATAATCGAAAAAAAGATGAAAGAAATAGTAAATAGAAAATTGCCTATTGAAAGATCTTATCTATCGAAAGCTGAAGCTTTGCAATTTTTCCAGCAAGAAAATGAGATATATAAAATTGAAATAATCAATTCTATTCCTGAAGAAGACAGAATTTCAGTTTATAAACAAGGGGATTTTGTTGATTTATGTAGAGGGCCTCATGCCCCTAACACTTCTTATCTAAGGCATTTTAAATTAACAAAAGTTTCAGGAGCATATTGGAAAGGTGATAGTAAAAACAAACAATTACAGAGAATATATGGAACGGCCTGGCCAACTAAAGAAGAATTATTGAATTATTTAGAAAGAATCAAAGAAGCTGAAAAAAGAGATCATAGAAAGATAGGAAAAGAGCTTTCTTTGTTTCATATAGCAGATAATAATCCTGGCATGATTTTTTGGCATCCAAAGGGTTTTTTGATATTTAAAACACTTGAAGATTATATAAGAAGTAAAATATTGAAAAACGGATATACCGAAGTTAGAACTCCAATTGTTGCTGATATCTCACTTTGGGAAAAATCAGGGCATTACGAAATGTTTAGTGAAAATATGTTCATGTTCTCGGATAAGAAGAGATCTTTTGTCTTAAAGCCAATGAATTGTCCTTTACATGTTGAGATATATAAACAAAAATTGTATTCGTATAGAGACCTTCCACTTAGGATATCGGAATTTGGATGTTGTCATAGAAATGAATCTTCAGGCTCGCTTCACGGATTAATGAGAGTACGCAGCTTTATACAAGATGATGCTCATATATTTTGCACTGAAGAACAAATGGAGAGCGAAACTATTAATTTTTGTAATATTTTATTTGAAGTATATAAAGAACTTGGGTTCACTGATATAAAGGTCATGTTATCTGATAGACCTCTAGAAAGATTGGGAAGTGATGATATATGGAATAAATCTGAAAATGCCCTGAAAGCTGCATTAACAAAAATGAATATAGATTTCTCTATAAATAAAGGAGAAGGAGCTTTTTACGGCCCAAAAATAGAATTTATATTGGTAGACAGTTTATCTAGAGAGTGGCAATGTGGAACTTTGCAGTTAGATTTTGTGTTACCGGAAAGGTTAGGTGCAAAATATGTTGATAACAATAACAAACATATCACTCCTGTAATGATACACAGAGCGATTTTGGGTACTTTAGAAAGATTCATTGGGATTCTTATAGAACACTGTGCTGGTAAATTTCCTTTTTGGTTATCACCGAATCAGATTGCTATTATATCTGTTGTCAAAAATGAAGAAATATTGAAATATATTGAAAAAATTTCTAAAAATTTGGAATTTTTAGGAGTAAGATATCAAAAATTTATTGAAAACGAGACTTTTAATTACAAACTTAGATCATGTATTTTGGAAAGATTTAATTTTATATGGATAATTGGAAAAAATGAAGTTATGGAATCAACTGTTACAGAAAGAGATTTGTTATCTAATAAGAGCGTAAAAAAAGAGCTAAAAAATGCAATTGAAGATATAAGAATATTATTAAACAAACAAGGCAATGAACAATAA
- a CDS encoding ribonuclease HII, which yields MKIIGIDEVGRGSLIAGVYSVAVLLDNDNLSMISKLDDFFYNGLKDSKKLDENKRKAFFHLFENKLQFAVGFASAQEIDELNILQATLLSMKRAYISLNQYKVDCIIIDGNKIPQIDFSCEIKCINKADEKELSVACASIFAKHIRDTYIKKLHRLFPFYNWNKNKGYATKSHIDAIKNYGFTCFHRMSFEPIKTIVRDINKEDLKCFI from the coding sequence ATGAAAATTATTGGCATTGATGAAGTTGGTAGAGGCTCTTTAATAGCTGGAGTATATTCTGTAGCAGTTTTATTAGATAATGATAATTTGTCAATGATTTCTAAATTAGATGATTTTTTTTATAATGGACTAAAAGATTCAAAAAAACTTGATGAAAACAAACGAAAAGCTTTTTTTCATCTATTTGAAAATAAATTACAATTTGCTGTAGGCTTTGCTTCTGCACAAGAAATTGATGAATTAAATATCTTGCAAGCTACCTTACTCTCCATGAAAAGAGCATATATATCTCTAAATCAATATAAAGTAGATTGCATAATAATAGATGGTAATAAAATACCTCAAATAGATTTTTCATGCGAAATCAAATGTATTAATAAGGCAGATGAAAAAGAATTATCAGTAGCCTGTGCATCAATTTTTGCAAAACACATTAGAGATACTTATATTAAAAAATTACATCGTTTATTCCCTTTTTATAATTGGAATAAAAATAAAGGCTATGCAACTAAATCACATATTGATGCTATAAAAAATTATGGATTTACATGCTTTCATAGAATGAGTTTTGAGCCAATAAAAACAATTGTACGAGATATTAATAAAGAAGACTTAAAGTGCTTTATTTGA